From Eptesicus fuscus isolate TK198812 chromosome 13, DD_ASM_mEF_20220401, whole genome shotgun sequence, the proteins below share one genomic window:
- the XNDC1N gene encoding protein XNDC1N isoform X2 translates to MAPVKISHVVSFSSQDPKYPVENLLNPDRQRGPWLSCPQDKSGQLKVELQLERAVPIGYIDVGNCGCAFLQIDVGRSSWSLDRPFVTLLPATTLMSLADSKQGKNRSGVRMFKDDDFLAPASGESWDRLRLTCSQPFTRHQSFGLAFLRVCSSRDSLDDPAVDPSAPVSSGLSQDSSNASESGPSPWMANPSIRRTFFPDPQTAQTRGAKLGE, encoded by the exons ATGGCTCCTGTGAAGATTAGCCACGTGGTATCATTTTCCTCTCAG GATCCCAAGTATCCTGTGGAGAACTTGCTGAACCCAGACAGACAGAGGGGACCTTGGCTCAGTTGCCCTCAGGACAAGAGTGGGCAACTAAAAGTAGAACTACAGCTGGAAAGGGCAGTGCCCATTGGCTACATTGATGTGG GTAACTGTGGCTGTGCTTTCCTGCAAATTGATGTGGGCCGTTCTTCCTGGTCCCTGGACAGACCTTTTGTCACCCTGCTCCCTGCAACCACGCTAATGTCCCTAGCTGATTCAAAGCAGGGGAAAAACCGCTCAGGGGTCCGCATGTTTAAAGATG ATGATTTCCTGGCTCCAGCCTCAGGTGAATCATGGGATCGACTTCGCCTGACTTGCTCCCAACCCTTCACACGTCATcagtcctttggcctggccttcCTGCGTGTGTGCTCCTCTCGGGACTCCTTAGATGACCCTGCGGTGGATCCCTCAGCCCCTGTGAGCTCTGGGCTGAGTCAG gaCTCTTCTAATGCTTCAGAGTCTGGTCCCAGCCCCTGGATGGCTAATCCTTCTATCCGGAGGACATTCTTCCCAGATCCCCAAAC AGCCCAGACCAGAGGAGCAAAACTCGGAGAGTGA
- the XNDC1N gene encoding protein XNDC1N isoform X1, translating to MAPVKISHVVSFSSQDPKYPVENLLNPDRQRGPWLSCPQDKSGQLKVELQLERAVPIGYIDVGNCGCAFLQIDVGRSSWSLDRPFVTLLPATTLMSLADSKQGKNRSGVRMFKDDDFLAPASGESWDRLRLTCSQPFTRHQSFGLAFLRVCSSRDSLDDPAVDPSAPVSSGLSQDSSNASESGPSPWMANPSIRRTFFPDPQTNTKEISDLRNILKQLQPGPLGRSAHMVLSAARRASPASVSSPKNNPGEPGPSHQDSAEPRPEEQNSESDVGKTKRQKVQARRPLSNSNSQPNRKGRAKAGRREPHRLQAQTSSVQESGECPICAGSFSVEILPQHAATCGETSPPHLASPSSSPPSSPPVLWVSSESSSPVSWIQCPICQLHFSAGEVEEHASMCGEVPQA from the exons ATGGCTCCTGTGAAGATTAGCCACGTGGTATCATTTTCCTCTCAG GATCCCAAGTATCCTGTGGAGAACTTGCTGAACCCAGACAGACAGAGGGGACCTTGGCTCAGTTGCCCTCAGGACAAGAGTGGGCAACTAAAAGTAGAACTACAGCTGGAAAGGGCAGTGCCCATTGGCTACATTGATGTGG GTAACTGTGGCTGTGCTTTCCTGCAAATTGATGTGGGCCGTTCTTCCTGGTCCCTGGACAGACCTTTTGTCACCCTGCTCCCTGCAACCACGCTAATGTCCCTAGCTGATTCAAAGCAGGGGAAAAACCGCTCAGGGGTCCGCATGTTTAAAGATG ATGATTTCCTGGCTCCAGCCTCAGGTGAATCATGGGATCGACTTCGCCTGACTTGCTCCCAACCCTTCACACGTCATcagtcctttggcctggccttcCTGCGTGTGTGCTCCTCTCGGGACTCCTTAGATGACCCTGCGGTGGATCCCTCAGCCCCTGTGAGCTCTGGGCTGAGTCAG gaCTCTTCTAATGCTTCAGAGTCTGGTCCCAGCCCCTGGATGGCTAATCCTTCTATCCGGAGGACATTCTTCCCAGATCCCCAAAC GAACACTAAGGAAATTTCAGACCTTAGGAATATCCTAAAGCAGCTGCAGCCGGGGCCTTTGGGGCGTTCAGCCCACATGGTGCTTTCAGCTGCCCGCAGGGCATCTCCAGCCAGTGTGTCAAGCCCAAAAAACAACCCTGGAGAACCAGGTCCCAGTCATCAGGACAGTGCAG AGCCCAGACCAGAGGAGCAAAACTCGGAGAGTGATGTGGGCAAGACGAAGAGACAGAAAGTGCAAGCCCGCAG GCCTTTATCCAACTCAAACTCTCAGCCAAACAGAAAGGGGAGAGCAAAGGCAGGGCGGAGAGAACCCCACCGACTGCAGGCCCAAACTAGCAGTGTCCAGGAGAGTGGAGAGTGCCCCATTTGTGCAG GCTCCTTCAGCGTTGAGATTCTTCCCCAGCACGCTGCCACTTGTGGAGAGACCTCCCCTCCTCACCtagcctctccctcctcatcacCACCGTCATCGCCACCTGTGCTGTGGGTGTCCTCAGAGAGCTCCTCACCTGTGTCCTGGATCCAGTGCCCTATCTGCCAGCTGCATTTCTCAGCGGGGGAAGTAGAAGAACATGCCAGCATgtgtggggaggtccctcaggcATGA